The Parvibaculaceae bacterium PLY_AMNH_Bact1 genome window below encodes:
- the mtaB gene encoding tRNA (N(6)-L-threonylcarbamoyladenosine(37)-C(2))- methylthiotransferase MtaB (Derived by automated computational analysis using gene prediction method: Protein Homology. GO_function: GO:0051539 - 4 iron, 4 sulfur cluster binding [Evidence IEA]; GO_function: GO:1904047 - S-adenosyl-L-methionine binding [Evidence IEA]; GO_process: GO:0006400 - tRNA modification [Evidence IEA]), with product MSVTPKKETNAADVDPNVDIVTFGCRLNSYESEVMKAHAAKAGLDNAIIFNTCAVTNEAVRQARQAIRKARRDNNTARIIVTGCAAQIDPAQFGDMDEVDLIIGNEEKTDASAFARLAVEGIGSERIRVNDIMSVKETAGHLVEGFEGRARAFVQVQNGCDHRCTFCIIPYGRGNSRSVPAGEVVTQVRALVENGYREVVVTGVDITSYGSDLPGNPSLGNLCARILKLVPELKRLRLSSIDSIEADPELMRLIADEERLMPHLHLSLQAGDNMVLKRMKRRHSREDAIAFCQEAKRLRPEMVFGADIIAGFPTETDEMFENSLRLVEECDLTWLHVFPYSARPGTPAARMPQVDGRLIKERARQLRDAGGKRSAAFLKSRIGQTENVLMETEARGRTEQFAEITMAVPMRAGEIVKTRVVTTADGLLSGEACT from the coding sequence ATGTCTGTCACACCCAAGAAAGAGACGAACGCAGCAGACGTCGATCCCAATGTAGACATCGTGACCTTTGGATGTCGCCTGAACAGTTACGAGTCCGAAGTCATGAAGGCACATGCCGCAAAGGCAGGCCTCGACAATGCGATCATCTTCAACACCTGCGCTGTCACCAATGAAGCCGTACGCCAGGCCCGCCAGGCCATCCGTAAGGCACGCCGCGACAATAATACCGCACGCATAATTGTTACTGGCTGCGCCGCCCAAATTGATCCGGCGCAGTTTGGTGACATGGATGAAGTCGATCTCATCATCGGCAACGAGGAAAAAACTGACGCGTCTGCATTCGCAAGACTAGCCGTCGAGGGCATTGGCTCTGAGCGCATCCGGGTAAACGACATCATGTCGGTGAAAGAGACCGCCGGGCACCTGGTTGAGGGCTTTGAGGGCCGCGCCCGCGCTTTTGTTCAAGTGCAAAATGGCTGCGATCATCGCTGCACCTTCTGCATCATCCCCTATGGCCGAGGCAACTCAAGATCCGTGCCCGCTGGCGAAGTCGTCACCCAGGTGCGCGCCCTTGTAGAAAACGGCTATCGGGAAGTCGTCGTCACCGGTGTCGACATCACATCTTATGGGTCTGACCTGCCTGGCAATCCATCGCTGGGCAATCTCTGCGCGCGCATATTGAAACTGGTGCCTGAGCTAAAACGATTGCGTCTTTCATCCATCGACAGCATTGAAGCCGACCCTGAATTGATGCGGCTCATCGCCGATGAAGAACGGCTAATGCCGCACCTTCATCTTTCGTTGCAGGCGGGCGACAACATGGTGTTGAAGCGGATGAAACGCCGCCATTCCCGCGAAGACGCTATTGCCTTCTGCCAGGAAGCAAAACGCCTTCGACCAGAAATGGTGTTTGGGGCCGATATCATTGCAGGCTTCCCGACAGAGACAGACGAGATGTTTGAAAACTCACTGCGCCTCGTGGAAGAGTGCGACCTTACCTGGCTGCATGTCTTTCCCTACTCTGCGCGCCCAGGAACACCGGCAGCACGCATGCCCCAGGTCGACGGTCGCCTTATTAAGGAGCGCGCCAGGCAATTGCGCGACGCAGGAGGCAAACGAAGCGCAGCCTTCTTAAAGAGCCGCATCGGACAGACAGAAAACGTCTTAATGGAAACAGAAGCCCGCGGACGAACAGAACAGTTCGCGGAGATCACCATGGCCGTGCCGATGCGCGCGGGAGAGATTGTGAAAACAAGAGTAGTGACTACAGCAGATGGACTGCTGAGCGGCGAGGCATGCACGTGA